In Oceanicoccus sp. KOV_DT_Chl, the DNA window CTACAATCGTATCGCCATCAATGGCAATAGCATCCCCAAATCTTGCATCACCCATGTCGTAAACAAACAGCTCTGCCTGTTTAACAAGCTCACCAAATATCAGTTCATAGACATAAATTGCGCCGGCATTTATTCCGCCGGAATTATCGCCATTAGCTGCAACTACAACGGTAGTACCATCTACGGCGACACTGGCACCAAAAAAATCCCTTGATTCAAGATCAGCATTTGAAATGTTACGTAGCGGGCTATCAAGGCTCGATACTGGAGAGTAACCTAACGACACCTCAAGTTCGTCGGAAAAGCCATCGCTATCAGTATCAACAGCGAAAGCATATCCGCAAATGACATAGAAGAAAGAAACTAACAGGATTCTAGACATACCTACCAACCACTCCATTTTATTATTGTAGAAAGCAGAGTGATTTTCAGTGAACAGAAAAAATCACCACAATCTATCGGTAGTTATAACGGCCAATACTATAGAAATAGAGATTTAAATAAAGTTAAATAATGCCTTTCTATATAAATTATTATAAATAAATCATGAAGTTAGTCATCAATCGATGAGCCACCCTGAATCCACATAATTATAGGAATTAACTGGGAAAGCAATGGCTCTGAACCCTTTAATTTTACTGACTATTGGTGCAAATAGTGGTTTTGGCATATAAAAGCACAGAGAGTAATGACACCTTTCTGAAAACGGCTTACAAGCCCTATTGAACGCTAATAAGTAAACATTTCCCCGTGTAGATAGTTTTAAATCCACTCATTCAAAAAAACGATAGAAACATAACGAGCCGTTTTTCCTACCGCAACAAGCACGATAAACAGCCATAACCGGACTCGCATAATGCCAGCAACTACGGTGAGTGCATCGCCACCTATTGGCAACCAGGCTAACAATAGCGTCCAGAAGCCATAACGATTAAACCAATGTTGAGCTTTTACGACCTGATCGGGCTTGAAGTAGAACCAACGTCTATGTTGAAAGTGCAGGATAAAGCGCCCCAGATACCAGTTAACAACGGCGCCTAATGTGTTGCCAACACTGGCAACTAACACTAATGCCACCGGTTCATACTCAGCTCTTAACAGCGCAAAAAGCACCACTTCTGAATAAAAAGGCAATATCGTTGCTGCAAGAAATGCACTAAAAAACAGGACAAGATAAGAAGTCAGCATTTTATTGTTTAACCAGCCAACGAAATAATGCCATCTGTGCAGGTAGATAAAATAAATATTCCGGATGCCATTGAACACCAATGACAGGGCGATCTTGTGATGATTGCATTGCTTGGACTATGCCGTCGAGGTCTCGCCCTACTACCCTCAAGCTCTCGGCATGTTCGGCTACTGCCTGGCTATGCAAGCTATTCACCCGCAGTTTATTTTTACCGCAGATTTTTGCCAATAGACAATTTGGTTCAAGCTTAACCTGTTTTGTGGGTAGTAAGCCTGGCCGATTATAGGTGAGCTTGCGCAGCAAACGAATATCCTGGTGAAGTGTGCCACCCATAACGACATTGATGAGTTGTGCTCCACGGCAAATACCTAACAGGGGGATATTCTGATCCAATGCTTTTTTAATCCAGCGAATTTCCAATAGATCCCGATCCGGGTCTGACTTCACCGTGGGGGCCATTTCAAGACCATAATGGATGGGCGAAATATCGTCACCACCACCAATAATTAAAGCGCTTATATCTTCAGTTTCAGGGTGGTGCTTTAAGCTGATTCTCACCGCTTTTGCTCCTGACAAAAACAAAGCAACGCGGGTACAAATCCAGCTGGGAGACAGTCTGCGACTGTTTCCCGTTACACCCACCCGTGGTCTTTCAGCCATGCATCCACTCTCTCGACCCATAAATTACGATCTACACCTAATATTATTCGCTCCGAATTCACAAACAGCTGGCACAGTTCATTGAGCGCTTCACCACTATTGGCAACCTCCTCCACCACCGCCCATAGATTCCAGGGTTGAGCCAGGCTCCAGTTGTCCTTATCAATTTCGCAATTTGGCAGGCGATAATGAAAGGTGGGGCGAGCTTTAATCCTTGGATCATCAATAACATTTTTAACTCGATCAGAATCGATCTCGGCAAACATCGGCAGCATGTCCAAGGCACGATTTCGGGTAGGATTTGCTTGTAGATAGCTATCAATAATATTGTCGATAGAAGGCGCTTTTGCCGCTGCTACCTCAAGCAGATAGGCATCGGGATATAGATCTATATAGGGTGTCAGTCGACGAGAGATATTTACGTCATGGGCTTGAACCAGCCACCATTGCAACATTGCAAAGGCTTTAATGTAAGCATTGATGTGGTGAGCATCGAGGCTCGCAATTTCGGCATTGATGTGAACGCCAAATGCAGCGACAAGGGAATTATCAGTACCCTGTGCACCCGCCTGTCGCAAACCTTGCACTAAAGGTTCAAGTATGCTGAGTTGGTTGATGTCGATGGGGGCAAACAACCTCAATGGGCACCAGCAATGTTGCGGCTTTACTCAACAAGTCCAGATGCGGTTTAGTATCGGCATGCAGTCTTGCTTCACGTTTAAGATAACTCCAATCAACCTCTACTTTAAACTCACCGTAACGACTACTAATCAATGTTTCTGCAACTGTCTGCGTTTTCACCGTGCCAGAAACGGCAGACAGTATCACCTCTACCGACTGCTCGAGATTAAGGCCGGTAAATTCCAGCTCAAAGCCTACACGACGGAGTTTGCCTTTAGCGGTGTTTAAGGTTGCGGGCTGTTTGTATTGAATAGTAATGACCGTATTTCCGATTGATGTCGCTAGTCTAACAAAAAATTATGGGTAAATCTTATGGGCTTGGATAAGAGAGTCGCTTGGGTGGATGTGATTAATAATTTTTGAGAACGCTACTCAAATACAATAATCTGTAAACTAAAAATGTAGCTTTATATCTTGGGCTGCGCTAAAAACCTAGCCCATGAAGACCATGATTGAATCAGGAGCCTGCAATGCGCTCCATGCCGATATGGTTGTGCGGTTTGGCTGATGGTATTGACCACAGTGACTTTGGCTAAGAAAATCAGTCCGGTCAATTTTGTGATCACCAATGCCCAATGCGAAATTAAAGAGGGCGCCCTTTTAATTAAGGCTACTTGTCACAATCCACGAGACAATTCGCATCAGTTGCTGCATTAACAACTTCTTGAGTTGCTCCAGGGGACCAAGTCGGTTGACACCCAGCGATAACGCCTGAGATTCGATAGGCACGACACTCTGCCTCGTACGCTGCCATACAATCGTTCACCTCGGCTGACAATTCGGAGCGAGTTTTCAAACCGAAAGTATCAATGCCTCCGCATTCACTGGGATTGGGTTTGTTGGTGTCAACGGCATTACAGACTGACTTTTCCAGACAAACCTGTTTGGCTGCGTGGTCCTCTTTAATACAGTCGGGTACTGTTACAGGACAAGCACTAGTGCTTTGAACTGTCTGTCCGTTTACGACCTCTGGGAAGGTTCGCTCGCACTTGACTGACCCGCCTAAAACGTTCTTGTAGCGGTGGGCTGTACAATTCAGAAATTTGTAGGAAGTCGGACTGAAATCGTCTTTTTCCATACGCTGCTCACCGCCATCATCCGCTCGCTTCTCTCCGCACGCAGTAATTAGCAACAACATTAGTAATGAGACCACAATGTATTGCATCTTCTTATCTCCTATAGTCGCCATGGTGAGACCTCCACTCAATTCATTTTTAACGGGTGAAATAAAGCTTAGTATAGGAGGCAAAAAATGATAGGTGCGACAGAATAGACAGTACGCAAGAGCAACACGGGGCGTTTATAAATTGGTCTATTGACTTAAGCATTACTCAGGTCAGCCTACCCACAAGCTAATTATTTAAATTGGTAGAATGCTGTGCCCCAATTAATATTATGCCTTAACTTTAATTAGTATCTTATTGATAATAAAACATAAAACCTGATGAATTTATCATGATGTTTATAGCCTCAACTGGCCTGCAACGCTGTCTTGTAATAAAGGGGGCGGAGGGATTTTTTTATCAGAAATTAAAGGGGTCAGAGCCCTTTAATTAGTCAACTGGGCCAGTTCCTCTGCGGTCCGTAGCTTATTTTTATGTGTTTTCACCTGATTGAGCGCATTTATTAGCGCTTCAGCAACGGCAGAGGCAGGATTCTGTCCGGTAATAATTAAACCGTCTACAATAGCGCAATTAAAGGAGTCAGCAATTAAAGGCAATTAAAGGAGTCAGAGCCCTTTAATTCAAGCCCTCTATTGCAGAGACGTTCGCTATCCACGAGTGTTCCATCATTATCAAATAAGATAAAACTATTCATCTGTCCTTCGAATAAAAAGGGCTCTGACCCCTTTAATTTAAATGCACACCGTTATCGCTTGAACCTATAGCGCTGGTGTTACCCAAAAGTCTCTAGCCCTTTTCTTCATAAAGCACGCAATGGATTGCACTACTCCTCAAACTGATAAGGATCGTATTGCTTACAGCCACCCTCACCCAGGTTGTCGTATTCACCCTGCTGCCAAAAGTCTGTTGATTGGTAGCTATTGATAAACAAGTTCGCATACCAGCGACACAAATCGTGCTGGCTGGCAATTAATGGGTCAGCTTGCAGTCGCTGCTTGAGACTTTGAGCAGTGATTAAGGTGTCGCTCATTCTTATACCGCCACCGGCCTGGGTATCCAGCAGCAGTATTTTATTACCGGTATTGTTCCAGGCAGTCCATGGTACTTGTTCGCCATCGCTACCCTGCCCGGGTGCGCCACTACGAGCGAATTCGCCCCAATAATTCATCATGGAAGCCGATAGCGCTAAACGCCCCGCTTCGTTTTCCTCAGAGAGCAAATAGGGAATACTGATACCGCCAATAAAATCTCCAAAGACATAACTAACCTCCAGTCCATGGCCCGCCCCCAGCAGAGTTGGAAAGTCTACCAGCCAAGTCGATGGTGCCTCATCCCAATCAAATCGATAGGCATAGACATCCCCCTGTGTTTCACTCAATAGAAGTGCAGGCTCATCGACTGATAATGCCTTCCACTGATCCGATGAGTAAGCGGCAAAATGATTGTACCGAGCTTTATCCTTAATACGGGGAATCACACCGAACCAATGCGATATGTATTCAGGGTCCTGCGCCATAAACACTTTGTTTTCATCACGGTTGGTACCCAATATCAGTGGCACACTATTGTAGTTATCGACATTGCCAAACCTTTCCATCAATGGCTCCAGCGGCAATACATGACCATCACGCAAATTCTGTGGGGAGTGATACATACCAAACCCCGTTACATCAATGACGGAAAATAACTCAGCAGCCGATTGTTCGCGCATTAATTCGACAATATCCTGATCCGTCATCGTGCTTATCACGGCTTTTGCCGCCAGCCTGTTATCCGCCTTGCCTTTATTGACCACCACAGCATTAATTAACTCCTGGGAGCTCAAGCGCATTCCGGGCTCCGGGTCATCGGTATAATTCTCTGAGCGGGTGCGGTTTATGGTTGATGTCGAACCGCTCTGCACAATGGCCTTATGGAATAACCCCCGGCCAGAGGCGAACCAAGCAGTGCATACACATTACGTCCGCCTGCAGACTCCCCGAAAATAGTGACGTTATTGGGGTCGCCACCAAAAGCTGAAATGTTGTCTTTTACCCACTGCAAGCCGGCAATCATATCCAGCACGCCATAGTTTCCTGAAGCGTCCTCGGGTGACGCCGAGGTATTGCGAATCGCCTCGTGGCCAAACCAGCCAAGCACACCCAGTCGATAGTTCAAGGCGACAAAAATAATTTTCTGGTCACTGGCCAGGTGATGCCCCTGATAGGTATTAGCAGTACCGATGGTATTGCCACCACCATGAATCCAAACCATGACCGGTAAACGCTGATCACCCTTAGGCACGGCTTCCTGCTCGAATGCAGGTGCCCACACATTCAGGTGCAAACAATCCTCACTGCCTACGACCTCTCCTTCTTCACCAGCCACGCCAGTCAGTGGATTCCAGTACTGCACGCAGGGTGGCTGATAGGCAAGAGCCTGGAGTGGCTTATCACTGGGCGACACCGGTAGCGGTGCTCGCCAACGCAAGTCTGACACTGGCGCTTCAGCAAAGGGAATACCCAGCCATGCATGAGTATCATGGATATCGGCAAAACCGACAAAGGTACCGCTGCCAGACTTTCTGGTTGAGCTTTTATCGGCTACATGAACGGTAGTATCAACCGAGGA includes these proteins:
- a CDS encoding gamma-glutamyl-gamma-aminobutyrate hydrolase family protein — encoded protein: MAERPRVGVTGNSRRLSPSWICTRVALFLSGAKAVRISLKHHPETEDISALIIGGGDDISPIHYGLEMAPTVKSDPDRDLLEIRWIKKALDQNIPLLGICRGAQLINVVMGGTLHQDIRLLRKLTYNRPGLLPTKQVKLEPNCLLAKICGKNKLRVNSLHSQAVAEHAESLRVVGRDLDGIVQAMQSSQDRPVIGVQWHPEYLFYLPAQMALFRWLVKQ
- a CDS encoding carboxylesterase family protein, with translation MRLSSQELINAVVVNKGKADNRLAAKAVISTMTDQDIVELMREQSAAELFSVIDVTGFGMYHSPQNLRDGHVLPLEPLMERFGNVDNYNSVPLILGTNRDENKVFMAQDPEYISHWFGVIPRIKDKARYNHFAAYSSDQWKALSVDEPALLLSETQGDVYAYRFDWDEAPSTWLVDFPTLLGAGHGLEVSYVFGDFIGGISIPYLLSEENEAGRLALSASMMNYWGEFARSGAPGQGSDGEQVPWTAWNNTGNKILLLDTQAGGGIRMSDTLITAQSLKQRLQADPLIASQHDLCRWYANLFINSYQSTDFWQQGEYDNLGEGGCKQYDPYQFEE
- a CDS encoding YqaA family protein, with translation MLTSYLVLFFSAFLAATILPFYSEVVLFALLRAEYEPVALVLVASVGNTLGAVVNWYLGRFILHFQHRRWFYFKPDQVVKAQHWFNRYGFWTLLLAWLPIGGDALTVVAGIMRVRLWLFIVLVAVGKTARYVSIVFLNEWI
- a CDS encoding carboxylesterase family protein translates to MKKLTLTMGILISLALIAMLMLDDTSTLPSSVDTTVHVADKSSTRKSGSGTFVGFADIHDTHAWLGIPFAEAPVSDLRWRAPLPVSPSDKPLQALAYQPPCVQYWNPLTGVAGEEGEVVGSEDCLHLNVWAPAFEQEAVPKGDQRLPVMVWIHGGGNTIGTANTYQGHHLASDQKIIFVALNYRLGVLGWFGHEAIRNTSASPEDASGNYGVLDMIAGLQWVKDNISAFGGDPNNVTIFGESAGGRNVYALLGSPLAGGYSIRPLCRAVRHQP